The Manihot esculenta cultivar AM560-2 chromosome 1, M.esculenta_v8, whole genome shotgun sequence genome has a window encoding:
- the LOC110630560 gene encoding receptor-like protein kinase FERONIA, with protein MFLGDHPGLYLVLLLHLLPSATCIKNSQPYTPTDLILLDCGASSSSTSLDGRNWVGDANSKFHASNSETASSAFVASQQDPSVTQVPYMTARVFHSQFTYTFPVSPGPKFVRLYFYPATYSTLDISKSFFSVSANNYTLLNNFSASLAVSAVNPSVASLIKEYIITVWDNQKLDLTFSPSPSSFSFINGIEIVSMPKDLYVSGNDNPLPYVGAENNPFHLDNTTALETFYRLNVGGKDISSKDDTGMYRTWLQDSNYIFGGGLGVTVIPRDVKVQYTAKTPPYTAPVMVYKTMRSMGGGSNVSLRYNLTWYFSVDAGFNYLLRLHFCEFRSEVTDSFQEVFFLFINNQTVEKMADVILWSGGNSVPVYRDYVVWIPKGSQSKQDLWLALHPNYDGKFTYADAFLNGLEIFKLNNSDGSLPSFGQVVLAAPPPLEGLPKFRGKANKKGSLVVIVGCSVFSGVLVLFLIICFFVVKQRRAKDSGRSEAKSFRLLFSHNSRSSATKAMRPTKTCRRFSIFEIEVATTKFDDEFVIGSGGFGDVYKGFIDDGATTVAIKRLNSSSRQGTREFRTEIDMLSKLHNPHLVSLIGYCDDPGEMILVYEYMHRGTLRDHLYKTRNPPLSWKQRLEICIGAARGLHYLHTGAKHPIIHRDVKSTNILIDENWVAKVSDFGLSRMGPTSESQTHVSTVVRGSFGYVDPEYYRRQHLTEKSDVYSFGVVLFEVLCARPPVIPGLPREQVNLADWARICYRRGALHQILDPHLRGNIDPVCLDKFGEIAESCLRDQGKQRPAMSDVICGLEYALQLQATAENNRNSVDRVSEEQESPFLLRGEAVTTDDDDLFSVSGGHKDESRSSVSSGKRSAARTDPDRMRSDTVFSEIMNSKGR; from the coding sequence ATGTTTCTCGGAGATCATCCAGGTCTCTATCTCGTTTTGCTCCTCCACCTCCTCCCTTCTGCCACCTGTATCAAGAACTCGCAGCCATATACTCCTACAGATCTCATCCTCCTGGATTGTGGCGCATCGTCTAGTTCTACATCGCTGGATGGACGCAACTGGGTTGGTGATGCCAACTCCAAATTTCATGCCTCTAACTCTGAAACCGCGTCATCTGCGTTTGTAGCTTCTCAGCAAGACCCATCTGTAACTCAAGTCCCTTACATGACTGCCCGTGTTTTTCATTCCCAATTCACCTACACCTTTCCCGTCTCCCCTGGCCCAAAGTTTGTTCGTCTCTACTTCTATCCAGCTACTTACTCCACCCTTGACATTTCAAAATCTTTTTTCTCTGTTAGCGCCAATAATTACACTCTTCTTAATAACTTTAGTGCCTCTCTTGCTGTTTCTGCTGTGAATCCTTCTGTCGCCTCCCTCATAAAAGAGTATATCATCACCGTGTGGGATAACCAAAAGCTTGACCTCACgttctctccatctccaagttcTTTTTCCTTCATAAATGGCATCGAGATTGTTTCCATGCCCAAGGACCTCTATGTCAGCGGCAACGATAATCCACTTCCTTATGTGGGCGCCGAGAATAACCCATTTCATTTGGATAACACTACTGCTCTTGAGACATTTTATCGACTGAATGTTGGTGGAAAGGATATCAGCAGCAAAGATGACACCGGAATGTATAGGACATGGCTTCAAGATTCAAATTACATCTTTGGTGGTGGACTTGGTGTCACAGTTATTCCACGTGATGTCAAAGTGCAGTATACAGCGAAGACACCACCCTACACTGCACCTGTAATGGTATATAAAACTATGCGTTCTATGGGTGGTGGTTCGAACGTTAGCCTGAGGTACAACCTCACATGGTACTTCTCCGTTGATGCTGGTTTCAACTATCTTCTTAGGCTCCATTTTTGTGAGTTTCGATCTGAGGTCACAGATAGCTTTCAAGAGGTGTTCTTTCTATTCATCAATAATCAAACAGTTGAGAAAATGGCAGATGTAATCCTCTGGTCCGGCGGTAACAGTGTTCCGGTGTACAGAGACTACGTCGTGTGGATCCCAAAAGGCAGCCAGAGCAAGCAGGATTTGTGGCTCGCTTTACACCCCAATTATGATGGCAAATTTACATATGCTGATGCGTTTTTGAACGGCCTAGAGATATTCAAGTTGAACAATTCAGACGGTAGTCTGCCCTCCTTTGGCCAAGTGGTACTGGCGGCTCCTCCACCACTAGAAGGACTTCCCAAATTTAGAGGAAAGGCTAATAAGAAAGGATCACTGGTAGTAATCGTTGGTTGTTCTGTTTTTAGTGGTGTTCTAGTGCTATTCctaattatttgtttctttgTCGTTAAACAAAGGAGAGCGAAGGACTCTGGAAGGAGTGAAGCAAAGTCTTTCCGGCTCCTCTTCTCCCACAATTCAAGGTCCTCAGCCACGAAGGCCATGAGGCCTACTAAAACTTGCCGGCGATTCTCCATCTTCGAAATAGAAGTGGCCACAACCAAATTCGATGATGAATTTGTTATTGGATCTGGGGGATTTGGAGATGTTTATAAAGGGTTTATAGATGATGGTGCAACTACAGTAGCAATTAAGCGGTTAAATTCATCATCAAGGCAAGGGACTCGCGAGTTCAGAACGGAGATCGACAtgctctccaagcttcacaatcCCCATCTTGTGTCTCTGATTGGATACTGCGACGATCCTGGTGAAATGATCCTTGTCTATGAATACATGCATAGAGGAACCCTCCGCGATCATCTCTACAAAACCCGGAATCCTCCTCTTTCATGGAAACAGAGGCTAGAGATATGCATTGGGGCGGCACGAGGACTGCATTATCTTCATACAGGTGCGAAGCACCCAATCATTCACCGTGATGTGAAGTCAACGAACATACTGATAGATGAGAACTGGGTAGCCAAGGTTTCAGACTTTGGTTTGTCTAGAATGGGTCCCACCAGCGAGTCCCAAACCCACGTCAGCACTGTAGTTAGGGGAAGTTTTGGATATGTAGATCCAGAGTACTACCGTAGGCAACACCTGACGGAAAAATCTGATGTGTACTCATTTGGAGTCGTTCTTTTTGAGGTGCTCTGCGCCAGGCCACCAGTGATTCCAGGGCTACCAAGAGAGCAAGTAAATTTAGCAGATTGGGCCCGAATTTGCTACAGAAGAGGAGCTCTTCATCAAATACTGGACCCCCATTTGAGGGGAAATATCGACCCAGTCTGTCTGGACAAATTTGGAGAGATTGCTGAGAGTTGTCTCCGTGACCAAGGAAAGCAAAGGCCAGCAATGAGCGATGTGATATGTGGGCTTGAGTACGCTTTGCAGCTTCAAGCGACTGCTGAGAACAATAGAAATAGTGTTGATAGAGTGAGTGAGGAACAGGAAAGTCCATTCTTGTTGCGTGGAGAAGCTGTTACTACTGACGATGATGACTTGTTTAGCGTCTCAGGTGGACACAAGGATGAATCCAGGAGCTCAGTGAGTAGTGGTAAAAGAAGCGCCGCCAGAACCGATCCTGACAGAATGAGGTCGGATACTGTATTCTCAGAAATTATGAACTCAAAGGGAAGATGA
- the LOC110630580 gene encoding receptor-like protein kinase FERONIA, with the protein MITLLLLVCIFVSTAAQNSSPYTPTDLILINSGSSSDDASQDGRRWNGDAQSKFCPFNSQTSPPSGASQQHPSVDRVPYMTARVIHSKLTCTFPVLPGPKFIRLYFYPDTYSGLNTSASFFTVTANNYTLLSNFSAYLAVFAQIQARPYLFKEFIVTVWDNQELELTFTPSPGSFAFINGIEIVSIPNGLYSTDMANLYTFVNSESNPFFFFDNSTSLETVYRLNVGGGLVANINDTGMFRTWYDDSNYIFGGPGLVHKWRDDVTIKYTEDTPAYTAPATVYISKRSMGAEPSINLNYNLTWRFPVDSGFNYLVRLHFCETENFITGESQRIFFIFINNMTAEEEADVFHWSGGKGIPVHRDYVIAVPGGSPSNQDLWLALHPNNHSHPIYADAILNGLEILKLNDSDGNLAGPNPELPAPPEPHPISEGRTKRKGSSHVVVIVGAVVGVVFALTIVLLFSVYRRKPRAKDKSSRLPFSYTPSSFTTTSALPTDLCHKFTIAEIRGSTRNFDDQAVIGSGGFGTVYKAYIENGSIPVAIKRLDSTSKQGIREFHTEIEMLSNLRHAHLVSLIGYCDDEGEMILVYEYMQHGNLRDHLYNTKSPPFPWRQRLQICIGAARGLHYLHTGAKYVVIHRDVKSSNILLDRNWVAKVSDFGLSRKGPTGEDQTHVSTAVRGSFGYLDPEYYRRQQLNEKSDVYSFGVVLFEVLCARQPVISHLTKEEIVLVDWARKHYRKGALDQIIDPKLKGDIKLVSLNKFGEIADSCLRDTPTERPTMCDVVWGLEFALQLQETAEKIVDGAVIMSEDQMGSSVTREVITKDDDDEAFTVSGGPMSDSRTTISIGERNSSNKDDEELRSRTVFSEIVNPQGR; encoded by the coding sequence ATGATCACCCTTCTTCTCCTCGTTTGCATCTTCGTCTCCACCGCAGCACAAAACTCATCTCCTTACACTCCCACTGACTTAATACTCATCAACAGTGGTTCGTCATCTGATGATGCATCACAGGATGGCAGGCGTTGGAATGGTGATGCCCAGTCTAAGTTCTGCCCCTTCAACTCTCAGACATCACCGCCATCTGGAGCCTCTCAACAACACCCGTCTGTTGATCGGGTACCTTATATGACAGCCCGAGTTATTCACTCCAAACTCACCTGCACTTTCCCTGTCTTGCCCGGTCCAAAATTTATCCGCCTCTACTTCTATCCAGATACATACTCAGGTCTCAATACATCCGCGTCCTTCTTCACTGTCACTGCAAATAATTACACTCTTCTCAGCAACTTTAGTGCCTATCTAGCTGTTTTTGCTCAAATTCAAGCACGTCCCTACCTCTTCAAGGAATTCATTGTCACCGTGTGGGACAACCAAGAGCTAGAATTGACGTTTACACCGTCTCCAGGCTCTTTTGCCTTCATTAATGGCATAGAAATAGTTTCCATACCAAATGGTCTCTACTCAACAGATATGGCTAACCTTTATACCTTTGTAAACTCCGAGTCGAaccctttctttttcttcgaTAACAGCACCTCTCTAGAAACTGTTTACCGACTTAATGTTGGCGGGGGCCTTGTTGCCAACATAAATGATACAGGAATGTTTCGAACATGGTATGATGACTCCAATTACATCTTTGGAGGTCCAGGTTTGGTTCATAAGTGGCGAGACGATGTGACGATAAAATACACAGAGGATACCCCTGCATACACTGCACCAGCTACTGTTTACATTAGTAAACGATCAATGGGTGCAGAACCTAGTATCAATCTAAATTACAACCTCACTTGGCGCTTCCCTGTTGATTCTGGTTTCAATTACCTTGTCAGGCTCCATTTTTGTGAGACTGAGAATTTTATTACAGGTGAATCTCAACGGATTTTTttcatattcatcaataatatgacagcagaagaagaagctgaCGTATTCCACTGGAGCGGCGGCAAGGGTATTCCAGTACACAGAGACTATGTTATTGCAGTACCAGGAGGTAGCCCCAGCAACCAGGATTTATGGCTCGCTCTACACCCCAATAACCATTCACATCCAATATATGCCGATGCTATTTTGAACGGTTTGGAGATACTCAAGCTGAACGATTCAGATGGTAATCTCGCCGGACCAAACCCTGAACTTCCTGCACCACCAGAACCGCACCCAATCTCAGAGGGAAGGACGAAGAGGAAAGGATCATCTCATGTTGTAGTTATTGTTGGAGCCGTGGTGGGTGTCGTATTCGCTTTGACTATAGTTTTACTTTTCTCTGTCTACCGGCGAAAACCGAGAGCCAAGGACAAGTCTTCCAGGCTCCCGTTCTCTTACACGCCTAGCTCCTTCACAACTACTTCGGCACTGCCTACTGATCTTTGTCACAAATTCACTATAGCAGAGATCAGAGGATCTACAAGAAATTTTGACGATCAAGCTGTTATTGGTTCGGGGGGATTTGGTACTGTGTACAAAGCCTACATCGAGAATGGATCCATACCAGTTGCAATCAAAAGGTTGGATTCTACATCGAAGCAGGGGATCCGCGAGTTCCACACAGAGATTGAAATGTTGTCCAATCTCCGCCACGCTCATCTCGTATCTTTGATTGGATACTGCGATGATGAAGGTGAGATGATCCTTGTTTATGAGTACATGCAACATGGTAACCTTCGAGATCATCTGTACAACACAAAGAGCCCTCCTTTCCCATGGAGACAAAGACTACAAATATGTATTGGTGCTGCACGAGGGTTGCACTATCTTCATACAGGTGCCAAGTATGTCGTCATCCACCGTGATGTGAAGTCATCAAACATACTATTAGACAGGAATTGGGTGGCCAAGGTTTCGGATTTTGGCTTGTCAAGAAAAGGTCCCACTGGTGAAGATCAAACACATGTCAGTACTGCAGTCAGAGGTAGTTTTGGGTATCTTGACCCTGAATACTATCGTAGGCAACAGCTCAATGAGAAATCGGATGTGTACTCATTTGGGGTGGTGTTATTTGAGGTTCTATGTGCTCGGCAACCAGTGATCTCACACCTAACAAAAGAAGAAATTGTTTTGGTTGATTGGGCACGAAAACATTATCGCAAAGGAGCCCTTGATCAGATTATTGACCCAAAGTTGAAGGGTGATATCAAACTTGTCTCTTTAAATAAGTTCGGAGAGATTGCCGATAGTTGCCTGCGTGACACACCGACTGAACGGCCGACAATGTGTGATGTGGTATGGGGCCTTGAATTTGCCTTGCAACTTCAAGAAACCGCTGAGAAAATTGTTGATGGCGCTGTAATTATGAGCGAGGATCAGATGGGCTCATCTGTAACACGAGAAGTGATTACTAAAGACGACGATGACGAGGCATTTACAGTTTCAGGTGGACCAATGTCAGATTCAAGGACCACAATTAGCATTGGTGAAAGGAATTCTAGCAACAAAGATGATGAGGAATTGAGATCGAGGACTGTATTTTCGGAAATAGTAAATCCACAGGGACGATGA